From Cannabis sativa cultivar Pink pepper isolate KNU-18-1 chromosome 8, ASM2916894v1, whole genome shotgun sequence, a single genomic window includes:
- the LOC115701407 gene encoding metal tolerance protein C2 isoform X2, whose translation MEKNNSFNFRANQENELQNSFNGDLGLGLNDRRFAFSRQASFQQYQEPRTPVSNNLDDSLAGRPFLSRTVSSIDIPLPEAYAAEQNVKFFGAEEVSPHKLSVSLLLGSMLRIMSSGSRYMKRLFMLISLNVAYSTTELCIGLLTGRVGLVSDAFHLTFGCGLLTFSLFAMAASRGKPDGIYTYGYKRLEVLSAFTNALFLLFMSFSLAVEALHAFIEDESEHKHYLIVSAVTNLLVNLIGVWFFRNYARINLTYRKAEDMNYHSVFLHVLADSIRSLYARPSEIVLLGICVSVQV comes from the exons ATGGAGAAGAACAATTCCTTCAACTTCAGAGCCAATCAAGAGAATGAGCTTCAGAATTCCTTCAATGGAGATTTAGGACTTGGACTCAATGATCGAAGATTCGCGTTTTCCCGCCAAGCCTCGTTTCAGCAATACCAGGAGCCTCGGACGCCGGTTTCCAACAACCTGGACGATTCCCTCGCGGGTAGGCCTTTTCTGTCAAGAACTGTGTCCAGTATTGATATTCCTCTTCCGGAGGCTTATGCGGCCGAACAGAATGTTAAATTCTTTGGAGCAGAAGAAGTTTCGCCTCATAAATTATCGGTTTCATTGCTTCTGGGTTCGATGTTGCGGATCATGAGTTCTGGGAGTAGGTATATGAAGAGGTTGTTCATGTTGATATCGCTTAACGTGGCTTATTCAACTACTGAGCTATGCATTGGTCTTCTCACGGGGCGTGTAG GTTTGGTGTCTGATGCATTTCATTTAACTTTCGGCTGTGGTCTCTTGACTTTTTCATTGTTTGCTATGGCTGCCTCTCGAGGAAAGCCTGACGGGATTTACACTTATGG GTATAAGCGGCTTGAGGTTCTGTCTGCATTTACCAATGCT CTGTTTCTGTTGTTTATGTCATTCTCTTTGGCCGTGGAAGCTCTTCATGCATTCATTGAAGATGAATCTGAACACAA gCACTACTTGATTGTATCGGCTGTGACAAATTTGCTGGTGAACCTTATTGGTGTTTGGTTCTTCAGGAACTATGCTCGTATAAACTTAA CATACAGAAAAGCTGAAGATATGAACTATCACTCAGTTTTCTTGCATGTTCTTGCAGATTCCATTCGCAG TCTCTATGCACGTCCATCTGAAATTGTTTTGTTGGGCATTTGTGTCTCAGTGCAGGTTTGA
- the LOC115701407 gene encoding metal tolerance protein C2 isoform X3: MEKNNSFNFRANQENELQNSFNGDLGLGLNDRRFAFSRQASFQQYQEPRTPVSNNLDDSLAGRPFLSRTVSSIDIPLPEAYAAEQNVKFFGAEEVSPHKLSVSLLLGSMLRIMSSGSRYMKRLFMLISLNVAYSTTELCIGLLTGRVGLVSDAFHLTFGCGLLTFSLFAMAASRGKPDGIYTYGYKRLEVLSAFTNALFLLFMSFSLAVEALHAFIEDESEHKHYLIVSAVTNLLVNLIGVWFFRNYARINLTYRKAEDMNYHSVFLHVLADSIRRFDIGILVTVSWCSKC, encoded by the exons ATGGAGAAGAACAATTCCTTCAACTTCAGAGCCAATCAAGAGAATGAGCTTCAGAATTCCTTCAATGGAGATTTAGGACTTGGACTCAATGATCGAAGATTCGCGTTTTCCCGCCAAGCCTCGTTTCAGCAATACCAGGAGCCTCGGACGCCGGTTTCCAACAACCTGGACGATTCCCTCGCGGGTAGGCCTTTTCTGTCAAGAACTGTGTCCAGTATTGATATTCCTCTTCCGGAGGCTTATGCGGCCGAACAGAATGTTAAATTCTTTGGAGCAGAAGAAGTTTCGCCTCATAAATTATCGGTTTCATTGCTTCTGGGTTCGATGTTGCGGATCATGAGTTCTGGGAGTAGGTATATGAAGAGGTTGTTCATGTTGATATCGCTTAACGTGGCTTATTCAACTACTGAGCTATGCATTGGTCTTCTCACGGGGCGTGTAG GTTTGGTGTCTGATGCATTTCATTTAACTTTCGGCTGTGGTCTCTTGACTTTTTCATTGTTTGCTATGGCTGCCTCTCGAGGAAAGCCTGACGGGATTTACACTTATGG GTATAAGCGGCTTGAGGTTCTGTCTGCATTTACCAATGCT CTGTTTCTGTTGTTTATGTCATTCTCTTTGGCCGTGGAAGCTCTTCATGCATTCATTGAAGATGAATCTGAACACAA gCACTACTTGATTGTATCGGCTGTGACAAATTTGCTGGTGAACCTTATTGGTGTTTGGTTCTTCAGGAACTATGCTCGTATAAACTTAA CATACAGAAAAGCTGAAGATATGAACTATCACTCAGTTTTCTTGCATGTTCTTGCAGATTCCATTCGCAG GTTTGATATTGGCATCCTGGTTACTGTCTCTTGG TGTTCAAAATGCTGA
- the LOC115701105 gene encoding nudix hydrolase 23, chloroplastic, which yields MLKAIQVLGCSHIWRPHTSSGLSFISVSVNPLSSSLRRLPSNSSFLTMSSTRSSSGFGAFRARAANSESNPVGASSSSSSSVAAQSTGGAALKVNFCQWCGGKTKHEIPEGEENIRAICTVCEKITYQNPKMVVGCLVEHDNKVLLCKRNIQPSYGLWTLPAGYMEIGESAAEGAIRETWEEATADVEIVSPFAQLDIPRIGQTYLIFLAKLKKPHFAPGPESSEVELFALDDIPFNSLAFSSMLVTLKLYVEDAKTGRFKFHYGTINKRPGTSPSDIHAFTLDGHLQS from the exons ATGCTTAAAGCTATTCAAGTTCTGGGTTGTTCGCATATCTGGAGACCCCATACCAGTTCTGGGCTTTCCTTCATTTCCGTCTCCGTCAATCCCTTATCCTCTTCTTTGAGAAGATTGCCCTCCAATTCTTCTTTCTTGACTATGTCTTCAACGCGCTCGAGTAGCGGATTCGGAGCGTTTCGTGCACGCGCAGCCAACTCTGAGTCAAACCCAGTTGGcgcttcttcttcatcatcatcttcggTCGCAGCTCAATCAACT GGTGGTGCTGCTCTTAAGGTCAATTTTTGCCAATGGTGTGGTGGAAAAACAAAACATGAAATACCTGAAGGGGAGGAGAATATTAGAGCTATTTGTACAGTTTGCGAGAAAATTACATATCAGAACCCAAAAATG gttgtggGTTGTCTCGTTGAGCACGATAATAAGGTCCTACTTTGCAAGAGGAACATCCAACCGTCATACGGCCTTTG GACACTTCCGGCAGGTTACATGGAAATAGGGGAATCGGCAGCAGAAGGAGCAATTAGGGAAACCTGGGAGGAGGCAACTGCTGATGTGGAAATTGTATCACCTTTTGCTCAATTGGACATCCCTCGAATAGGCCAG ACTTACTTAATCTTCTTGGCAAAGTTGAAGAAACCCCACTTTGCACCAGGTCCAGAATCATCAGAAGTCGAGCTTTTTGCATTGGATGATATACCTTTTAATTCCTTGGCATTTTCTTCAATGTTGGTTACCTTGAAGTTG TATGTTGAGGATGCTAAGACTGGAAGATTTAAGTTCCACTATGGTACCATTAATAAGAG GCCTGGGACTAGTCCATCTGATATTCACGCCTTTACTCTCGACGGTCATCTGCAATCATAA
- the LOC115701407 gene encoding metal tolerance protein C2 isoform X1, with product MEKNNSFNFRANQENELQNSFNGDLGLGLNDRRFAFSRQASFQQYQEPRTPVSNNLDDSLAGRPFLSRTVSSIDIPLPEAYAAEQNVKFFGAEEVSPHKLSVSLLLGSMLRIMSSGSRYMKRLFMLISLNVAYSTTELCIGLLTGRVGLVSDAFHLTFGCGLLTFSLFAMAASRGKPDGIYTYGYKRLEVLSAFTNALFLLFMSFSLAVEALHAFIEDESEHKHYLIVSAVTNLLVNLIGVWFFRNYARINLTYRKAEDMNYHSVFLHVLADSIRSAGLILASWLLSLGVQNAEVLCLGLVSVTVFMLVMPLFKAAGGILLQMAPPSIPSSALSKCLRQISALEDVSEVFHARFWELVPGHVVGSLSIQVKKGTDDRSVLQYVHGLYHELGIQDLTVQTDDV from the exons ATGGAGAAGAACAATTCCTTCAACTTCAGAGCCAATCAAGAGAATGAGCTTCAGAATTCCTTCAATGGAGATTTAGGACTTGGACTCAATGATCGAAGATTCGCGTTTTCCCGCCAAGCCTCGTTTCAGCAATACCAGGAGCCTCGGACGCCGGTTTCCAACAACCTGGACGATTCCCTCGCGGGTAGGCCTTTTCTGTCAAGAACTGTGTCCAGTATTGATATTCCTCTTCCGGAGGCTTATGCGGCCGAACAGAATGTTAAATTCTTTGGAGCAGAAGAAGTTTCGCCTCATAAATTATCGGTTTCATTGCTTCTGGGTTCGATGTTGCGGATCATGAGTTCTGGGAGTAGGTATATGAAGAGGTTGTTCATGTTGATATCGCTTAACGTGGCTTATTCAACTACTGAGCTATGCATTGGTCTTCTCACGGGGCGTGTAG GTTTGGTGTCTGATGCATTTCATTTAACTTTCGGCTGTGGTCTCTTGACTTTTTCATTGTTTGCTATGGCTGCCTCTCGAGGAAAGCCTGACGGGATTTACACTTATGG GTATAAGCGGCTTGAGGTTCTGTCTGCATTTACCAATGCT CTGTTTCTGTTGTTTATGTCATTCTCTTTGGCCGTGGAAGCTCTTCATGCATTCATTGAAGATGAATCTGAACACAA gCACTACTTGATTGTATCGGCTGTGACAAATTTGCTGGTGAACCTTATTGGTGTTTGGTTCTTCAGGAACTATGCTCGTATAAACTTAA CATACAGAAAAGCTGAAGATATGAACTATCACTCAGTTTTCTTGCATGTTCTTGCAGATTCCATTCGCAG TGCAGGTTTGATATTGGCATCCTGGTTACTGTCTCTTGG TGTTCAAAATGCTGAAGTTCTGTGCCTTGGACTAGTCTCAGTTACAGTTTTTATGCTTGTAATGCCGCTTTTCAAAGCAGCTGGTGGTATTTTGCTTCAAATGGCACCACCAAGCATTCCATCTTCTGCATTAAGTAAATGCTTGAGACAG ATTTCTGCCCTGGAAGATGTATCTGAAGTTTTTCATGCTCGGTTTTGGGAATTGGTTCCAGGCCATGTTGTTGGCTCACTCTCAATACAG GTGAAAAAAGGGACAGACGATCGATCAGTTCTCCAATATGTGCATGGATTGTACCATGAATTAGGCATACAAGATTTGACGGTGCAAACTGACGATGTCTGA